A region of Rhodospirillales bacterium DNA encodes the following proteins:
- a CDS encoding valine--tRNA ligase, translating to MLDKTYDPKDIEARRYREWEESGVFAGRPESGRPPFCIVIPPPNVTGSLHMGHALNNTLQDVLIRWHRMKGDDALWQPGTDHAGIATQMVVTRQLEEKGIALALGQVPKDANQKLIDRDAFLARVWEWKAESGGTITRQLRRLGASCDWTRERFTMDEGLSRAVLKVFVDLHRQGLIYKDKRLVNWDPKMLTAISDLEVESRDVKGHLWYFRYPIEGMPGEHIVVATTRPETMLGDTGVAVHPDDPKWKHLVGRHAVLPIVGRRIRIVADEYSDPEKGSGAVKITPAHDFNDFEVGRRHGLEAISVLDKYARMNDAVPEAYRGLDRFEARKRVVAEMESLGLLDKVEPHQHTVPYGDRGGVPIEPFLTDQWYVNAAELAKAPIRAAREGDVKFVPERGKDEFFRWMENIQPWCVSRQLWWGHQIPAWYDAEGNVFVEMSEDDAKAAARAKHGKDMPLTRDPDVLDTWFSSALWPFSTLGWPDQTPALAKYYPTSVLVTGWDILFFWVARMMMMGQHFMKEVPFRTVYLHALVTDEKGQKMSKSKGNVIDPLDLIDKYGADALRFTLTAMAAQGRPIKLATARVEGYRNFATKLWNATRFSQMNGAAIPPGFDPASASLTLNKWVLGELARCAAAVDKALAEYRFNDAATALYEFVWGTFCDWYVELSKPVVQGEDGAGKSETQAVTGYVLRETVKLLHPIMPFLTEELWDKLGYRAESGALIAQAWPAAPAADSAADDEMGWLVRLITDIRSARNEVNVPAGAKLKLLVRDAGAETVARIGRHRAALERLARVEDVDLGTGAIGGGALQVVIGEATYALPVADVIDLKAERARLEKEVKKQEGEVAKIDAKLGNAQFVAKAPEEVVEEQKERRADALATAERLRRAMTRLAG from the coding sequence ATGCTCGACAAGACATACGACCCCAAGGACATCGAGGCCCGCCGCTACCGCGAGTGGGAGGAGTCCGGCGTTTTCGCCGGCCGGCCCGAGAGCGGCCGGCCGCCTTTTTGCATCGTCATTCCGCCGCCGAACGTCACCGGCAGCCTGCACATGGGCCACGCGCTCAACAACACGCTGCAGGACGTGCTGATCCGCTGGCACCGCATGAAGGGCGACGACGCGCTGTGGCAGCCCGGCACCGACCACGCCGGCATCGCCACCCAGATGGTCGTCACCCGCCAGCTCGAGGAGAAGGGCATCGCGCTGGCGCTCGGGCAGGTGCCCAAGGACGCCAACCAGAAGCTGATCGACCGCGACGCGTTCCTGGCGCGCGTCTGGGAGTGGAAGGCTGAGTCCGGCGGCACGATCACGCGTCAGCTGCGGCGGCTGGGCGCGTCGTGCGACTGGACGCGCGAGCGCTTCACGATGGACGAGGGCCTCAGCCGCGCCGTGCTGAAGGTGTTCGTCGATCTGCACCGGCAGGGGCTGATCTACAAGGACAAGCGCCTTGTGAACTGGGACCCGAAGATGCTGACGGCGATCTCCGACCTCGAGGTCGAGTCGCGCGACGTCAAAGGGCACCTCTGGTACTTCCGTTATCCGATCGAGGGCATGCCCGGCGAGCACATCGTCGTGGCCACGACACGGCCGGAGACGATGCTCGGCGACACCGGCGTCGCGGTGCATCCCGACGATCCGAAGTGGAAGCATCTGGTCGGCCGGCACGCGGTCCTGCCGATCGTCGGCCGCCGCATCCGCATCGTCGCCGACGAATACTCCGATCCCGAGAAGGGATCGGGCGCGGTGAAGATCACGCCGGCGCACGACTTCAACGATTTCGAGGTCGGACGCCGCCACGGGCTCGAGGCCATCAGCGTGCTCGACAAGTACGCGCGCATGAACGACGCCGTGCCGGAGGCCTACCGCGGGCTGGACCGCTTCGAGGCGCGCAAGCGCGTGGTCGCCGAGATGGAGTCTCTGGGTCTGCTCGATAAGGTCGAACCGCATCAGCACACCGTCCCCTACGGCGACCGCGGCGGCGTGCCGATCGAGCCGTTCCTGACCGACCAGTGGTATGTCAACGCCGCCGAGCTGGCGAAGGCGCCGATCCGCGCCGCGCGCGAGGGCGACGTCAAGTTCGTGCCCGAGCGCGGCAAGGACGAGTTCTTCCGCTGGATGGAGAACATCCAGCCGTGGTGCGTGTCGCGCCAGCTCTGGTGGGGCCACCAGATCCCGGCGTGGTACGATGCGGAGGGCAACGTCTTCGTCGAGATGTCGGAGGACGACGCGAAGGCCGCGGCGCGCGCGAAGCACGGCAAGGACATGCCGCTGACGCGCGATCCAGACGTGCTCGACACCTGGTTCAGCTCGGCGCTGTGGCCGTTCTCGACCCTGGGCTGGCCGGACCAGACTCCGGCGCTGGCGAAGTACTACCCGACCAGCGTGCTGGTGACCGGCTGGGACATCCTGTTCTTCTGGGTCGCCCGCATGATGATGATGGGGCAGCACTTCATGAAGGAAGTGCCGTTCCGCACGGTCTACCTGCACGCCCTCGTCACCGACGAGAAGGGCCAGAAGATGTCGAAGTCGAAGGGGAACGTGATCGACCCCCTCGACCTGATCGACAAGTACGGCGCCGACGCGCTGCGCTTCACCTTGACGGCGATGGCCGCCCAGGGCCGGCCGATCAAGCTGGCGACGGCGCGCGTCGAGGGCTACCGCAACTTCGCGACCAAGCTCTGGAACGCCACGCGCTTCAGCCAGATGAACGGCGCCGCGATCCCGCCGGGCTTCGATCCTGCGTCGGCGTCGCTGACGCTGAACAAGTGGGTGTTGGGCGAGCTGGCGCGCTGCGCCGCCGCCGTCGACAAGGCGCTGGCGGAGTACCGCTTCAACGACGCCGCGACGGCGCTCTACGAGTTCGTGTGGGGCACGTTCTGCGACTGGTACGTCGAGCTGTCGAAGCCGGTGGTGCAGGGCGAGGACGGCGCCGGCAAGAGCGAGACGCAGGCGGTCACCGGCTACGTGCTGCGCGAGACCGTGAAGCTGCTGCACCCCATCATGCCGTTCCTCACCGAGGAGCTGTGGGACAAGCTGGGGTACCGCGCGGAGTCCGGCGCGTTGATCGCGCAGGCCTGGCCGGCGGCCCCGGCGGCCGACAGCGCCGCCGACGACGAGATGGGCTGGCTGGTGCGGTTGATCACCGACATCCGCTCGGCCCGCAACGAGGTCAACGTGCCGGCCGGCGCCAAGCTCAAGCTCCTGGTGCGCGACGCCGGCGCGGAGACGGTCGCGCGCATCGGCCGCCACCGCGCCGCGCTGGAGCGATTGGCCCGGGTCGAGGACGTCGATCTCGGAACCGGCGCGATCGGTGGCGGCGCGCTGCAGGTCGTGATCGGCGAGGCGACCTACGCGCTGCCGGTGGCCGACGTGATCGACCTCAAGGCCGAGCGCGCGCGGCTCGAGAAGGAAGTCAAAAAGCAGGAAGGCGAGGTCGCCAAGATCGACGCCAAGCTCGGCAACGCCCAGTTCGTCGCCAAGGCGCCGGAGGAGGTCGTCGAGGAGCAGAAGGAGCGCCGCGCCGACGCCCTCGCCACCGCCGAGCGCCTGCGCCGCGCCATGACGCGTCTGGCGGGGTAG
- a CDS encoding MFS transporter yields the protein MKNTSPTAILLNVGHLMDHWVLAAFAYTWFQIAAAWGTEWTELTPYNFGATFMFGTGSIIAGRLGDLWGRRIMMIIFFAGMGASCLVIALCSTPWQIGVALTLMGAFASIYHPVGIPMLVQKAEKPGFTIGVNGVAGNMGIAVAAGGSVYLAETYGWQMAYVVPAVVCLVSAVLFTIYAPKEEEAPAKRKAKMTKLPPAVMARVFMVMTATAVTGSIIFSATTNGNGELIRERFRGVVESPQTLGVMLFTIFTLASLAQLVVGKLLDRYPLKKIYLPILFMQVPLLLLASQSYGWTLYVTAIGYMLFVFGAIPFTDSMIVKYIDDRMRSRVTGMRLAVGLGLSSLVVATLGPSVKAAGFTTLLIALACVAACSFIAILFLPDEQVAEAPAQTSPAE from the coding sequence ATGAAGAACACGAGTCCGACGGCGATCCTTCTGAACGTCGGCCATCTCATGGACCATTGGGTGCTGGCGGCGTTCGCCTACACCTGGTTCCAGATCGCCGCCGCGTGGGGCACGGAGTGGACCGAGCTGACGCCGTACAATTTCGGCGCCACCTTCATGTTCGGCACGGGTTCGATCATCGCCGGGCGCCTCGGCGATCTTTGGGGCCGGCGCATCATGATGATCATCTTCTTCGCCGGCATGGGTGCCTCGTGCCTGGTCATCGCGCTGTGCTCGACGCCGTGGCAGATCGGCGTCGCGCTGACGCTGATGGGCGCGTTCGCCTCGATCTACCATCCCGTCGGAATCCCGATGCTGGTGCAGAAGGCCGAGAAGCCGGGCTTCACGATCGGCGTCAACGGCGTCGCCGGCAACATGGGCATCGCCGTCGCCGCCGGCGGCAGCGTGTACCTCGCCGAGACCTACGGCTGGCAGATGGCCTACGTCGTGCCGGCGGTCGTGTGCCTGGTGTCCGCCGTGCTGTTCACGATCTACGCGCCGAAGGAGGAGGAGGCGCCGGCCAAGCGCAAGGCGAAGATGACCAAGCTGCCGCCGGCCGTGATGGCGCGCGTCTTCATGGTGATGACCGCCACCGCCGTGACCGGCAGCATCATCTTCAGCGCCACCACCAACGGCAACGGCGAGCTGATCCGCGAGCGGTTCCGGGGCGTGGTCGAGAGCCCGCAGACGCTCGGGGTGATGCTGTTCACCATCTTCACGCTGGCGTCGCTGGCGCAGCTCGTGGTCGGCAAGCTGCTCGACCGCTATCCGCTGAAGAAGATCTACCTGCCGATCCTGTTCATGCAGGTGCCGCTGCTGCTGCTGGCGTCGCAATCCTACGGCTGGACGCTGTACGTCACGGCGATCGGCTACATGCTGTTCGTGTTCGGCGCCATCCCGTTCACCGACTCGATGATCGTGAAGTACATCGACGACCGCATGCGCTCGCGCGTCACCGGCATGCGGCTGGCGGTCGGACTGGGACTGAGCTCGCTGGTCGTGGCGACGCTGGGACCGTCGGTGAAGGCGGCGGGCTTCACGACGCTGCTGATCGCGCTGGCCTGCGTCGCGGCCTGCTCGTTCATCGCCATCCTGTTCCTGCCCGACGAGCAGGTCGCCGAGGCCCCGGCGCAGACCTCGCCGGCGGAGTGA
- a CDS encoding helix-turn-helix transcriptional regulator produces MPRPSTRRPAAGRSTDPLDYQRVARPVAAMAKDFADGFHILPHAHERAQLIFAARGVMTVSADIGTWAVPPQRAVWMPGGVRHEIRMSGAVSMRTLYVRSEAAAALPPAVRVIAVSPLLRELILRACALPVLYDEAGADGRVMRLLLDEIAALPSVALDLKMPVDPRVERVCRALREEPGDPRTLDDWARGAGASGRTLARLFLKETGLSFADWRQQARLLAAMARLAAGQPITRIALDLGYESPSAFTAMFRRALGAPPSRYLARP; encoded by the coding sequence ATGCCGCGTCCATCCACCCGCCGCCCCGCCGCCGGCCGCTCGACCGACCCGCTCGACTACCAGCGCGTGGCGCGGCCGGTCGCCGCCATGGCCAAGGATTTCGCCGACGGCTTCCACATCCTGCCGCACGCCCACGAGCGCGCGCAGCTCATCTTCGCCGCCCGCGGCGTGATGACGGTGAGCGCCGACATCGGCACCTGGGCGGTGCCGCCGCAGCGCGCGGTGTGGATGCCCGGCGGCGTGCGCCACGAGATCCGGATGTCCGGCGCCGTCTCGATGCGCACGCTCTACGTGCGGTCCGAGGCGGCCGCGGCGCTGCCGCCGGCGGTCCGGGTGATCGCGGTGTCGCCGCTGCTGCGCGAGCTGATCCTGCGCGCCTGCGCCCTGCCCGTGCTCTACGACGAGGCCGGCGCCGATGGCCGGGTGATGCGTCTGCTGCTGGACGAGATCGCCGCCCTGCCCTCGGTCGCGCTCGACCTGAAGATGCCCGTCGATCCGCGGGTCGAGCGCGTCTGCCGGGCGCTGCGCGAGGAGCCCGGCGATCCGCGCACGCTCGACGACTGGGCGCGCGGCGCCGGCGCCTCGGGCCGCACCCTGGCGCGGCTGTTCCTGAAGGAGACGGGCCTGAGCTTCGCCGACTGGCGCCAGCAGGCGCGTCTATTGGCGGCGATGGCGCGTCTGGCCGCAGGCCAGCCCATCACCCGCATCGCGCTCGACCTCGGCTACGAGTCGCCCAGCGCCTTCACCGCCATGTTCCGCCGCGCGCTGGGCGCGCCCCCGAGCCGCTATTTGGCGCGGCCGTAG
- a CDS encoding carbonic anhydrase, producing the protein MPRGRRPVHPGRGCIRAGVAYLERGVQPGEWRVTVLRRVVDGFLGFREDYWEANRDLFDRLAREGQAPKVLIVACSDSRVDPAILTRTQPGDLFVVRNVAAIVPPHQPDALGYHGTSTALEFGVRGLNVEHIVVLGHALCGGMRALIEEGASHLAEYQYLADWTGIVRRARDMVALGAPEADDVERQRAVEQAGVIVSLGNVLSFPWVRERVAAGTLSVHGWYFDLRTGELYAYDPASAGFIEVRSRPEAALASSLAGADDFHAENDHHLARFVEALRRRLGDLAGRQLTQGAAPLV; encoded by the coding sequence ATGCCGCGCGGCCGCCGCCCTGTCCACCCGGGGCGGGGTTGCATTCGTGCCGGCGTGGCCTATCTGGAGCGGGGCGTTCAACCAGGGGAGTGGCGCGTGACGGTCCTGCGGCGTGTGGTCGACGGCTTCCTGGGCTTCCGCGAGGATTACTGGGAGGCGAACCGCGATCTGTTCGACCGTCTGGCCCGCGAGGGCCAGGCGCCGAAGGTGCTGATCGTCGCCTGCTCGGATTCGCGCGTCGACCCGGCCATCCTGACGCGCACCCAGCCCGGCGACCTGTTCGTGGTCCGCAACGTCGCCGCCATCGTGCCGCCGCACCAGCCCGACGCGCTGGGCTACCACGGCACCAGCACGGCGCTGGAGTTCGGCGTGCGCGGCCTGAACGTCGAGCACATCGTGGTGCTGGGCCACGCGCTGTGCGGCGGCATGCGGGCGCTGATCGAGGAGGGCGCCAGCCACCTCGCCGAGTACCAGTACCTCGCCGACTGGACCGGGATCGTGCGCCGCGCCCGCGACATGGTCGCGCTGGGCGCCCCGGAGGCCGACGACGTCGAGCGCCAGCGCGCGGTCGAGCAGGCGGGCGTGATCGTCTCGCTGGGCAACGTCCTGTCGTTCCCGTGGGTGCGCGAGCGCGTCGCGGCCGGCACGTTGTCGGTCCACGGCTGGTACTTCGACCTGCGCACGGGCGAGCTCTACGCCTACGATCCCGCGTCCGCCGGCTTCATCGAGGTGCGCAGCCGGCCCGAGGCGGCGCTGGCATCGTCGCTGGCTGGCGCCGACGATTTCCACGCCGAGAACGACCACCATCTGGCGCGCTTCGTGGAGGCGCTGCGGCGCCGGCTCGGCGACCTCGCCGGCCGTCAGTTAACGCAGGGCGCCGCGCCCTTGGTGTGA
- a CDS encoding N-acetyltransferase gives MSTAVTVRDSRDDDVPALARIYGHHVLTGLASFEEEAPSVEEMAKRRQGYLAGGFPYIVAERGGRVVGYAYASLYRARPAYRFTCENSIYIEAGDRRGGVGSALLPALIERCAALGFRQMVAVIGDSANAASIGVHAKFGFREVGTLRASGFKHGRWVDSVLMQRALGDGDSTPPAAGR, from the coding sequence ATGTCCACCGCCGTGACCGTGCGCGATTCGCGCGACGACGACGTCCCCGCCCTCGCCCGCATCTACGGCCACCACGTGCTGACAGGGCTGGCCTCGTTCGAGGAGGAGGCGCCCTCGGTCGAGGAGATGGCGAAGCGACGGCAGGGCTATCTCGCCGGCGGCTTCCCCTACATCGTCGCCGAGCGCGGCGGCCGCGTGGTCGGCTACGCCTACGCCAGCCTGTACCGCGCCCGGCCGGCCTACCGCTTCACCTGCGAGAACTCGATCTACATCGAGGCCGGCGACCGCCGGGGCGGCGTCGGCTCGGCGCTGCTGCCGGCGCTGATCGAGCGCTGCGCCGCGCTGGGGTTCCGCCAGATGGTCGCGGTCATCGGCGACAGCGCCAACGCCGCCTCGATCGGGGTGCACGCCAAGTTCGGCTTCCGCGAGGTCGGCACGCTGCGCGCCAGCGGCTTCAAGCACGGCCGCTGGGTCGACAGCGTCCTCATGCAGCGCGCGCTCGGCGACGGCGACAGCACCCCGCCGGCCGCCGGGCGGTAG
- a CDS encoding acyl-CoA--6-aminopenicillanic acid acyltransferase, translating into MTVVPLPLIEIAGATPYERGVGYGRQAADRVKASAALYGARLGKLDLSADAVRDLVRAFIPRIEAFEPGYVEEMRGIAAGAGVAFEQVALVNARTEILKLGERRAAELKVGQDGCTGAVILPEATRDGNLIHGQNWDWLAECAKTTVVLRVRRDDAPSYLTFTEAGGLARAGMNALGTAITANYLESDRDYRTEGVPLALIRRKALESAHFAHAVKAVATTPKSASNNMILSTAEGFAIDWECAPDEAFPVYPEDGLIVHANHWQSPVALAKLKEAGTASTPESCYRDWRVRRLLAPDVGRLTRDHLRAALFDDFGSPYSVCRPPRPNEAGNLSATVLMLLMEPALGVMEIAPLPAVNRSFTTYTLPMESAATRKAAE; encoded by the coding sequence ATGACCGTCGTTCCGTTGCCGTTGATCGAGATCGCCGGCGCCACGCCGTACGAGCGCGGCGTGGGTTACGGCCGGCAGGCGGCCGACAGGGTGAAGGCCAGCGCGGCGCTCTATGGCGCGCGTCTCGGCAAGCTCGATCTGTCGGCCGACGCGGTGCGCGATCTGGTCCGCGCCTTCATCCCGCGCATCGAGGCGTTCGAACCGGGCTACGTCGAGGAGATGCGCGGCATCGCCGCCGGCGCCGGCGTCGCGTTCGAGCAGGTCGCGCTGGTCAACGCCCGGACGGAGATCCTCAAGCTGGGCGAGCGCCGCGCCGCGGAGCTGAAGGTCGGCCAGGACGGCTGCACCGGCGCGGTGATCCTGCCCGAGGCGACGCGCGACGGGAACCTGATCCATGGCCAGAACTGGGACTGGCTGGCGGAATGCGCCAAGACCACGGTGGTGCTGCGCGTGCGCCGCGACGACGCGCCGTCGTACCTGACCTTCACCGAGGCCGGCGGTCTGGCGCGCGCCGGCATGAACGCGCTGGGCACCGCGATCACCGCCAACTACCTTGAGAGCGACCGCGACTACCGCACGGAGGGCGTGCCGCTGGCGCTGATCCGCCGCAAGGCGCTGGAGAGCGCGCATTTCGCGCACGCCGTGAAGGCCGTCGCGACGACGCCGAAATCGGCCTCCAACAACATGATCCTCAGCACCGCCGAGGGCTTCGCGATCGACTGGGAATGCGCGCCCGACGAGGCGTTCCCGGTCTATCCCGAGGACGGGCTGATCGTGCACGCCAACCACTGGCAGAGCCCGGTGGCGCTGGCCAAACTCAAGGAGGCGGGCACCGCCAGCACGCCGGAGAGCTGCTACCGCGACTGGCGCGTGCGCCGTCTGCTGGCGCCGGACGTCGGCCGCCTGACGCGCGACCATCTGCGCGCCGCCTTGTTCGACGATTTCGGCTCGCCCTACAGCGTCTGCCGGCCGCCGCGGCCGAACGAGGCGGGAAACCTTTCGGCGACCGTGCTGATGTTGCTGATGGAGCCGGCGCTGGGCGTGATGGAGATCGCGCCGCTGCCGGCGGTCAACCGGAGCTTCACGACCTACACGCTGCCGATGGAATCGGCCGCGACGCGCAAGGCGGCGGAGTAG
- a CDS encoding DUF2497 domain-containing protein — MSETKPMDDPSMDEIFARIRKLTGEDSGGGKGVETPPAAAAATVVAPAPVAAILAPASAAAAPAVVAIAAAAVPPAAGDERPAALRPVAPPPPAPRPPTVMRPAAVEPPPPEPDDVLLLTELIVDPPATPEAKTPAAADGPTILPVRPAPAAPPPAAPMAVAPIPSPAASASAGKPAADPRPIPTPATERKTMTTPSNPIGSAMDRLARAVEEAQPPAAAPDPGPALGAGGRTIEDMVKEMLQPMLKDWMDRNLPTLVERIVEREIARMTRR, encoded by the coding sequence ATGAGCGAAACCAAACCCATGGACGATCCGTCGATGGACGAGATCTTCGCCCGGATCCGCAAACTGACCGGCGAGGATTCCGGCGGCGGGAAGGGCGTCGAGACGCCGCCGGCCGCAGCCGCCGCGACAGTCGTGGCGCCGGCGCCCGTCGCCGCGATCTTGGCTCCGGCGTCCGCCGCCGCCGCTCCGGCCGTCGTCGCGATCGCCGCGGCCGCGGTCCCGCCGGCCGCCGGCGACGAGCGGCCCGCGGCGCTGCGTCCCGTCGCCCCGCCGCCGCCGGCGCCACGCCCGCCGACCGTCATGCGCCCGGCCGCGGTCGAGCCGCCGCCGCCGGAACCCGACGACGTGCTGCTGCTCACCGAGCTGATCGTCGATCCGCCGGCGACGCCCGAGGCCAAGACGCCGGCCGCCGCCGACGGCCCGACCATCCTGCCTGTCCGCCCGGCCCCCGCCGCGCCGCCACCGGCCGCGCCGATGGCGGTCGCGCCGATCCCGTCGCCGGCCGCGTCGGCGTCGGCCGGGAAGCCCGCCGCCGATCCCCGTCCGATCCCCACTCCGGCCACCGAGCGAAAGACCATGACCACACCCAGCAATCCCATCGGCTCCGCCATGGACCGTCTCGCCCGCGCCGTGGAAGAGGCGCAGCCGCCGGCCGCCGCCCCCGATCCGGGCCCGGCGCTGGGTGCCGGCGGCCGCACCATCGAGGACATGGTCAAGGAGATGCTCCAGCCGATGCTCAAGGACTGGATGGACCGCAACCTGCCGACCCTGGTCGAGCGCATCGTCGAGCGCGAGATCGCGCGGATGACGCGGCGCTAG
- a CDS encoding Spy/CpxP family protein refolding chaperone codes for MDFRTVSIASVVAGAALIGIAAWAQTPPPPPPQQPQGQSDMRRVMRDRMCADMPARFAGRVAYTEVKLGITDAQKPAWQAFATEAKAALAPMQKLCATPPAANAGQDAAADLARREVYLTAALDSTKALRQAVEKLSPTLTEAQRKTLAETLVRRMGGRGMGPDGGRHGHGGHGGHGPHGMRPGQPAGPAPAGAPPAAK; via the coding sequence ATGGACTTCCGTACCGTCTCCATCGCCAGCGTCGTCGCCGGCGCCGCCCTGATCGGCATCGCCGCCTGGGCGCAGACCCCGCCGCCCCCGCCGCCGCAGCAGCCCCAGGGCCAGAGCGACATGCGCCGGGTCATGCGCGACCGCATGTGCGCCGACATGCCGGCGCGCTTCGCCGGCCGCGTCGCCTACACCGAGGTGAAGCTCGGCATCACCGACGCCCAGAAGCCGGCGTGGCAGGCCTTCGCCACCGAGGCGAAGGCCGCCCTGGCGCCGATGCAGAAGCTCTGCGCCACGCCGCCGGCCGCCAACGCCGGGCAGGACGCCGCCGCCGACCTCGCGCGCCGCGAGGTCTATCTGACGGCCGCGCTCGACAGCACCAAGGCGCTGCGCCAGGCGGTCGAGAAGCTGTCGCCGACCCTGACCGAGGCCCAGCGCAAGACGCTGGCCGAGACGCTGGTGCGCCGGATGGGCGGCCGCGGCATGGGTCCTGACGGCGGCCGTCACGGCCACGGCGGCCACGGCGGCCACGGCCCGCACGGCATGCGCCCCGGCCAGCCGGCCGGTCCGGCCCCGGCCGGCGCGCCGCCGGCGGCCAAGTAA
- a CDS encoding 2-dehydro-3-deoxy-6-phosphogalactonate aldolase, with product MAASGALARALAACPLIAILRGIQPDEVAAVGAALVDAGFRIIEVPLNSPSPFESVARLVGAHPDHLIGAGTVMTTGDVDRVAAAGARLIVMPHADLEIVRHAKARDLVCVPGIATPTEGFAALSAGADGLKLFPGEMLTPAVVKAMRAVFPKETPMIPVGGVDERTIPAYRAAGATGFGIGSALYKPGMTAAEVAVRARALVAALG from the coding sequence ATGGCGGCAAGCGGCGCGCTCGCGCGGGCGCTGGCGGCGTGCCCGCTGATCGCCATCCTGCGCGGCATCCAGCCGGACGAGGTCGCCGCGGTCGGCGCGGCGCTGGTCGATGCCGGATTCCGCATCATCGAGGTGCCGCTGAACTCGCCATCGCCTTTCGAGAGCGTGGCGCGTCTGGTCGGCGCGCATCCCGACCATCTGATCGGCGCCGGCACCGTCATGACCACCGGCGACGTCGACCGTGTCGCGGCGGCGGGCGCGCGGCTGATCGTCATGCCGCACGCCGACCTCGAGATCGTCCGCCACGCCAAGGCGCGGGATCTGGTCTGCGTGCCGGGAATCGCGACGCCGACCGAGGGCTTCGCGGCGCTCTCGGCCGGCGCCGACGGGCTGAAGCTGTTCCCCGGCGAGATGCTGACGCCTGCCGTCGTCAAGGCGATGCGCGCGGTGTTCCCGAAGGAGACGCCGATGATCCCCGTGGGCGGTGTCGACGAGCGCACCATCCCGGCTTACCGCGCCGCCGGCGCGACCGGATTCGGGATCGGCTCGGCGTTGTACAAGCCCGGCATGACCGCCGCCGAGGTCGCCGTCCGCGCCCGCGCGCTGGTCGCGGCGCTGGGGTAA
- a CDS encoding 2-dehydro-3-deoxygalactonokinase: MVSDVAPALIALDWGTTSLRGWLLGADGTILERRAGGPGVMSVPAGGFAAAYDSFTADWRRDHPVAPAIASGMVGSRQGWIEAPYVDCPAGFDAVVAGLTRAAADAPMIVPGVARREAGAMPDVMRGEETQIFGALGDDSGGGAFVLPGTHSKWAVVERGRIVRFSTWMTGELFAVLRAHSILGRTMPADGAVPHDGAAFAAGVRDGLAHGASLPSRLFGVRAGVLLGRLEERGSASFLSGLLIGAEIGAAVRDAPAGDVVLIGAAGLVARYAEALTIAGIASRTADPDVTPRGLWRTARAAGLVA, from the coding sequence ATCGTGTCCGACGTGGCGCCCGCGCTGATCGCGCTGGACTGGGGCACGACGTCGCTGCGCGGCTGGCTGCTCGGCGCCGACGGGACGATCCTCGAACGGCGCGCGGGCGGACCCGGCGTGATGTCGGTTCCCGCCGGCGGCTTCGCCGCCGCCTACGATTCCTTCACCGCCGACTGGCGCCGCGACCATCCCGTCGCGCCGGCGATCGCGTCGGGCATGGTCGGTAGCCGGCAGGGCTGGATCGAGGCGCCCTACGTCGACTGCCCGGCCGGCTTCGACGCGGTGGTCGCAGGCCTGACACGCGCCGCGGCCGACGCGCCCATGATCGTGCCGGGGGTGGCGCGGCGCGAGGCCGGCGCGATGCCCGACGTCATGCGCGGCGAGGAGACGCAGATCTTCGGCGCGCTCGGCGACGATTCGGGAGGCGGCGCTTTCGTGCTGCCGGGCACGCACAGCAAATGGGCGGTGGTCGAACGCGGCCGCATCGTCCGCTTCTCCACGTGGATGACCGGCGAGCTGTTCGCTGTCCTGCGCGCGCATTCCATCCTCGGCCGCACGATGCCGGCCGACGGCGCCGTGCCGCACGATGGCGCGGCGTTCGCGGCCGGCGTTCGCGACGGGCTGGCGCATGGCGCGTCGCTGCCCAGCCGGCTGTTCGGGGTGCGCGCCGGGGTGCTGCTGGGCCGGCTGGAGGAGCGCGGCTCGGCGTCGTTCCTGTCCGGCCTGCTGATCGGCGCCGAGATCGGCGCGGCCGTGCGCGACGCGCCCGCAGGCGATGTGGTCCTGATCGGCGCGGCGGGCCTGGTGGCGCGCTACGCCGAGGCGCTGACCATCGCAGGGATCGCCTCGCGGACCGCCGATCCCGACGTCACCCCGCGCGGCCTGTGGCGGACGGCGCGCGCGGCCGGCCTGGTCGCCTAG